One part of the Xylanimonas allomyrinae genome encodes these proteins:
- the valS gene encoding valine--tRNA ligase, with protein MAHHERLPDHSPATTPAPATRDQADVVRAVVRDVPDKVSLDGLETKLDARWAAEGTFAFDRTATRDQVYSIDTPPPTASGSLHVGHVFSYTHTDVVARYQRMRGREVFYPMGWDDNGLPTERRVQNYYGVRVDLGLPYDPGFTPPFEGTEGKNVKASDQVPVSRRNFVELCERLTAQDEKQFEDLWRYLGLSVDWAQTYQTIDPASRATAQRAFLRNLARGEAYQAEAPGLWDVTFQTAVAQAELEARDYPGHFHKVAFHRPDGEKVFIETTRPELIPAVVALIAHPDDERYQGLFGTTVTSPLFGVEVPVLAHPAAEPDKGAGIAMCCTFGDLTDVQWWRELQLPTRSVIQRDGRLSRETPEWIADGPGARLYELDLAGKTTFSARTAVVDALRASGDLDGEPAATQRKANFYEKGDKPLEIVTSRQWYIRNGGRDFTRDGRTADLKSELLGRGTELAFHPDFMRVRYENWVNGLNGDWLISRQRFFGVAIPLWYPVLASGEVDYAHPIAPDEAELPVDPTSQAPAGYAADQRGVPGGFVGDEDVMDTWATSSLTPLIVSGWERDTDLFDRVYPMDLRPQGQDIIRTWLFSTVVRSHLERETLPWANAAISGWILDPDRKKMSKSKGNVVTPMGLLQQHGSDAVRYWAASARLGTDAAFDEGQMKIGRRLAIKVLNASKFALSFGGSQVVLDPTLVTVELDRAMLAGLAAVVDTATEALDAYDHTRALETTETFFWTFCDDYLELVKDRAYGAGAAAEDVTAETTSARTALAIALDTMLRLLAPVLPFATEEVWSWWREGSVHRAPWPVSSGLRTAAGDADPTQLAAAGNALAALRKVKSEAKVSMRTPILAVTLAVPAPSLPGVESALIDVRGAGRVEGTLTLVEAAEGQGDPDVQGGIVTLASELGEPPVKTPRA; from the coding sequence ATGGCCCACCATGAGCGACTTCCCGACCACTCCCCCGCCACGACCCCTGCCCCCGCCACGCGCGACCAGGCCGACGTCGTCCGCGCGGTGGTACGGGACGTACCCGACAAGGTCTCGCTCGACGGCCTCGAGACCAAGCTCGACGCCCGCTGGGCCGCCGAGGGCACGTTCGCCTTCGACCGCACCGCCACGCGCGACCAGGTCTACTCGATCGACACTCCCCCGCCCACCGCGTCGGGCTCGCTGCACGTCGGCCACGTCTTCAGCTACACGCACACCGACGTCGTCGCGCGCTACCAGCGCATGCGCGGGCGCGAGGTCTTCTACCCGATGGGCTGGGACGACAACGGCCTGCCGACCGAACGCCGCGTGCAGAACTACTACGGCGTGCGCGTCGACCTCGGCCTGCCCTACGACCCCGGCTTCACCCCGCCCTTCGAGGGCACCGAGGGCAAGAACGTCAAGGCCTCCGACCAGGTCCCGGTCTCACGCCGCAACTTCGTCGAGCTGTGCGAGCGGCTCACCGCGCAGGACGAGAAGCAGTTCGAGGACCTGTGGCGCTACCTGGGCCTGTCGGTCGACTGGGCGCAGACGTACCAGACCATCGACCCCGCCTCACGCGCCACCGCCCAGCGCGCGTTCCTGCGCAACCTCGCGCGCGGCGAGGCCTACCAGGCCGAGGCGCCCGGACTATGGGACGTCACGTTCCAGACGGCGGTCGCCCAGGCCGAGCTCGAGGCGCGCGACTACCCGGGCCACTTCCACAAGGTCGCCTTCCACCGCCCGGACGGCGAGAAGGTCTTCATAGAGACGACGCGCCCCGAACTCATCCCCGCCGTCGTCGCGCTCATCGCGCACCCCGACGACGAGCGCTACCAGGGCCTGTTCGGCACGACGGTGACCTCGCCGCTGTTCGGCGTCGAGGTCCCCGTGCTGGCCCACCCGGCGGCCGAGCCCGACAAGGGCGCCGGCATCGCCATGTGCTGCACCTTCGGCGACCTCACCGACGTGCAGTGGTGGCGCGAGCTCCAGCTCCCGACACGCTCGGTCATCCAGCGCGACGGCCGCCTGTCGCGCGAGACGCCCGAGTGGATCGCCGACGGGCCCGGCGCCCGCCTCTACGAGCTCGACCTCGCCGGCAAGACGACGTTCTCGGCGCGCACCGCCGTCGTCGACGCCCTGCGCGCCTCCGGCGACCTGGACGGCGAGCCGGCCGCCACGCAGCGCAAGGCGAACTTCTACGAGAAGGGCGACAAGCCGCTCGAGATCGTCACGAGCCGCCAGTGGTACATCCGCAACGGCGGCCGCGACTTCACGCGCGACGGCCGCACGGCCGACCTGAAGTCCGAGCTGCTCGGCCGCGGCACCGAGCTCGCGTTCCACCCCGACTTCATGCGCGTGCGCTACGAGAACTGGGTCAACGGGCTCAACGGCGACTGGCTCATCAGCCGTCAGCGGTTCTTCGGCGTGGCTATCCCCCTGTGGTACCCCGTGCTCGCCTCGGGCGAGGTCGACTACGCCCACCCGATCGCGCCGGACGAGGCCGAGCTGCCCGTCGACCCGACGTCGCAGGCTCCCGCTGGGTACGCGGCGGACCAGCGCGGGGTGCCCGGCGGGTTCGTCGGCGACGAGGACGTCATGGACACGTGGGCGACGTCGTCGCTCACCCCGCTCATCGTCTCCGGGTGGGAGCGCGACACCGACCTGTTCGACCGCGTCTACCCGATGGACCTGCGCCCGCAAGGCCAGGACATCATCCGCACCTGGCTGTTCTCGACGGTGGTGCGCTCGCACCTCGAGCGCGAGACGCTGCCCTGGGCCAACGCGGCCATCAGCGGATGGATCCTCGACCCCGACCGCAAGAAGATGTCCAAGTCCAAGGGCAACGTCGTCACGCCCATGGGCCTGCTGCAGCAGCACGGCTCGGACGCCGTGCGGTACTGGGCGGCCTCCGCGCGGCTGGGCACCGACGCGGCGTTCGACGAGGGCCAGATGAAGATCGGTCGCCGCCTGGCGATCAAGGTGCTCAACGCGTCGAAGTTCGCACTCTCGTTCGGCGGCTCGCAGGTCGTGCTCGACCCGACGCTCGTGACCGTCGAGCTCGACCGCGCGATGCTCGCCGGGCTCGCCGCCGTCGTCGACACGGCCACCGAGGCGCTCGACGCCTACGACCACACACGTGCCCTGGAGACCACGGAGACGTTCTTCTGGACGTTCTGCGACGACTACCTCGAGCTCGTCAAGGACCGTGCGTACGGGGCGGGCGCGGCCGCCGAGGACGTCACCGCCGAGACGACGTCGGCACGCACCGCGCTCGCCATCGCGCTCGACACGATGCTGCGGCTGCTCGCCCCGGTGCTGCCGTTCGCCACCGAGGAAGTCTGGTCGTGGTGGCGCGAGGGCTCGGTGCACCGCGCCCCGTGGCCCGTCTCGTCGGGCCTGCGCACGGCGGCCGGCGACGCCGACCCCACGCAGCTCGCGGCGGCCGGCAACGCGCTCGCCGCGCTGCGCAAGGTCAAGTCCGAGGCCAAGGTCTCGATGCGCACGCCGATCCTCGCGGTGACGCTCGCGGTTCCCGCGCCCTCGCTCCCGGGCGTGGAGTCGGCACTGATCGACGTGCGCGGAGCCGGCCGCGTCGAAGGCACGCTGACCCTGGTCGAGGCGGCCGAAGGTCAGGGCGACCCGGACGTCCAGGGCGGCATCGTGACCCTCGCGAGCGAGCTGGGCGAGCCCCCCGTCAAGACGCCCCGCGCATAG
- a CDS encoding amino acid ABC transporter substrate-binding protein, which yields MRRTRVLATALTAVSLVLALGACSSGSDDAAGAGGSATGGSDLGLVTGGTLTVATEGTYRPFSYHEDGSGTLVGYDVEVAQAVGAKLGLKVAFEETQWDAIFAGLDAGRFDTIANQVSITDERKAKYLFSAPYTTSHGVVIVKDGDTSITSFADLQGKTTAQSLTSNWYQLAQESGAKVEPVEGWAQAVALLEQGRIDATINDSLTYLDYVKEHGPSGLAVAATTDDSSQSAFVVGKKRQALATAIDGALADLAADGTLAALSEKYFGEDVSK from the coding sequence ATGCGCCGCACCCGCGTTCTTGCCACCGCTCTGACCGCCGTCTCGCTCGTGCTGGCTCTCGGCGCCTGCTCGTCCGGGTCCGACGACGCCGCGGGCGCCGGCGGGTCCGCGACCGGGGGCTCCGACCTCGGCCTCGTCACCGGCGGCACGCTGACCGTCGCGACCGAGGGCACCTACCGGCCCTTCAGCTACCACGAGGACGGGTCGGGCACGCTCGTCGGCTACGACGTCGAGGTGGCGCAGGCCGTCGGTGCGAAGCTGGGCCTGAAGGTGGCGTTCGAGGAGACGCAGTGGGACGCGATCTTCGCGGGCCTGGACGCCGGCCGGTTCGACACCATCGCCAACCAGGTCTCGATCACCGACGAACGCAAGGCCAAGTACCTCTTCAGCGCCCCCTACACGACGTCGCACGGCGTCGTGATCGTCAAGGACGGCGACACCTCCATCACGAGCTTCGCCGACCTCCAGGGCAAGACCACGGCCCAGTCGCTCACGAGCAACTGGTACCAGCTCGCCCAGGAGTCGGGCGCGAAGGTGGAGCCGGTCGAGGGCTGGGCGCAGGCCGTCGCGCTGCTCGAGCAGGGTCGCATCGACGCCACGATCAACGACTCGCTCACCTACCTCGACTACGTCAAGGAGCACGGGCCCTCGGGCCTCGCGGTCGCCGCCACCACCGACGACTCGTCGCAGAGCGCCTTCGTCGTCGGCAAGAAGCGTCAGGCGCTCGCGACGGCGATCGACGGCGCGCTGGCCGACCTCGCCGCCGACGGCACGCTGGCCGCGCTGAGCGAGAAGTACTTCGGCGAGGACGTGTCGAAGTGA
- a CDS encoding amino acid ABC transporter permease, producing MDWDLFSASFWPILREGVRGTIPLALASFAIGLVLALGIALLRLSATPVLSWLGRAYVSVIRGTPLLVQLFVVFYGMPSVGIVIDPWPSAIIAFSLNVGGYAAEVIRAAILSVPTGQWEAAYTIGMPRAKALRRIVLPQAARVSVPPLSNTFISLVKDTSLASLILVTEAFRQAQNIAAFSSEFMLLYVEAALVYWLMCTVLSIGQDRLERRLERYV from the coding sequence ATGGACTGGGACCTGTTCTCCGCCTCGTTCTGGCCCATCCTGCGCGAGGGCGTGCGCGGCACGATCCCGCTGGCCCTCGCGTCGTTCGCGATCGGGCTGGTGCTCGCGCTCGGCATCGCGCTCCTGCGCCTGTCGGCCACCCCGGTGCTGTCGTGGCTCGGCCGCGCCTACGTCTCGGTCATCCGGGGCACGCCCCTTCTCGTCCAGCTCTTCGTGGTGTTCTACGGCATGCCGTCGGTGGGCATCGTCATCGACCCGTGGCCCAGCGCGATCATCGCGTTCTCGCTCAACGTCGGCGGCTATGCGGCCGAGGTCATCCGCGCGGCGATCCTGTCGGTGCCCACGGGTCAGTGGGAGGCCGCGTACACGATCGGGATGCCGCGCGCGAAGGCGCTGCGGCGCATCGTGCTGCCACAGGCCGCGCGGGTCTCGGTGCCTCCGCTGTCGAACACCTTCATCTCGCTCGTGAAGGACACCTCGCTGGCCTCGCTCATCCTCGTCACGGAGGCGTTCCGGCAGGCGCAGAACATCGCGGCGTTCTCGAGCGAGTTCATGCTCCTGTACGTGGAGGCCGCACTGGTGTACTGGCTGATGTGCACGGTGCTGTCGATCGGGCAGGACCGGCTCGAGAGGAGGCTGGAGCGGTATGTCTGA